From one Palaemon carinicauda isolate YSFRI2023 unplaced genomic scaffold, ASM3689809v2 scaffold175, whole genome shotgun sequence genomic stretch:
- the Cipc gene encoding uncharacterized protein Cipc yields MGIGVLDMIEMYANSVCDTQTILPKEPVEPPPTTCRRMKRRISVASEDSGRPRSPWSLRSSKTQRSERLSSSAASSTERSSSSSNNNRFPATPSVYASTSDTEDEEIVKRTRLHGTSSSSGSSSSASSSTAKIRESYEHRRKRFLRTAEALRHSGLLDITMKTAELLRKNQDLQKEIENLQKETRSFVLSVLTNPENRPVLDNIRSQAQLYEVVVPGSQGIMSVSSSSSLPEYKIPCGNNLPSEEEDSLASNDTGNVSSPSPAPTESDGTSSLSEDSDSEKENLTPMRGTASFKQ; encoded by the exons ATGGGTATTGGAGTTTTGGACATGATCGAAATGTACGCTAATAGTGTTTGTGATACTCAAACTATCCTGCCGAAG GAACCAGTTGAACCCCCTCCCACCACCTGCCGGCGAATGAAGCGCCGCATATCAGTCGCCAGCGAGGACAGCGGACGTCCCCGGAGCCCTTGGTCCCTCAGGAGCTCCAAAACCCAGCGGAGCGAAAGGCTCAGCTCGTCAGCGGCTTCTTCAACCGAAAGGagtagcagcagtagtaataataacaggTTTCCCGCCACGCCCAGCGTCTACGCCAGCACGTCAGACACGGAGGATGAGGAAATCGTCAAAAGGACTCGTCTCCATGGCACTTCTTCGTCTTCAGGATCTTCGTCTTCAGCCTCGTCTTCGACGGCGAAGATTCGGGAATCCTATGAGCATAGGAGGAAGAGGTTCCTGAGGACTGCTGAG GCACTGAGACATTCGGGCCTTCTAGACATCACCATGAAGACGGCCGAACTCCTGAGGAAGAACCAGGACCTCCAGAAGGAGATCGAGAACCTGCAGAAGGAGACTAGATCGTTCGTACTCTCCGTTCTCACCAATCCCGAAAACAGACCCGTTTTGGACAACATTCGCTCCCAGGCTCAACTCTATGAG GTTGTGGTACCCGGTTCCCAAGGGATCATGTCCGTCTCGTCCTCCTCTTCCTTGCCGGAGTACAAGATCCCCTGCGGGAACAACCTCCCGTCGGAGGAAGAGGACAGCCTAGCCTCCAACGACACTGGCAACGTGTCCTCGCCTTCCCCGGCCCCTACCGAATCCGACGGCACCTCCTCCCTGTCGGAGGATTCGGACTCTGAGAAGGAAAACCTCACGCCCATGAGAGGGACCGCGAGTTTCAAACAGTAG